The DNA sequence TCTTCGATTTCATTCGGAATTTCACCCGCCGACGGGCACGAGGGCGAGGTAAGCGTCATCAGGATATACACGTTATTGACGGGGAATATCTTGATGTCGTAAATGAGACCCAATTCATACACATCAACCGGTATTTCGGGATCGTATACGCTCTTGAGGGCGAGAATAATCTGTTCTTTCAGTTCTTCGTCTGTCATGACAGGAGACATTGGCTAGTGGAGGTTAGACGTTGGACTGTTCGGCTGGTGTTGTCTGGCTGGCGTAGGCCCGTCCGAAGCCTTTCATGCGCTCGATCATGGAGGCCAGCCCACCCGCCCGCAGCGACGTAATCAGATTACCCATGCCTACACGGGGAATGAAGTACAGGTCGGCACTGGCAATGGCTTCGGGTTTCTCACCCGACAAGACCCGAATCAATAAGCTGATAAGCCCCTTCGAAATCTGAGCAGTCGGCTCCGAATCGCCGTAAAAATACAGACCATCGTCTTTCAGTTCGGCATCGACCCAAACCTTCGACTGGCAACCCATAATACGATTCTCGTCCGTTTTGGCCGATTCGGGCATGGGTGGCAGCTTCTTACCAAGGTCAATGATGTATTGTGTTTTGTCGAGCTGATCGTCGAACAAATCGAATTCTTCGATAATCTCGTCCTGTTTCTCGTTGATGGTCATATTGCTTACAGCATCATTTTCTGCACCCGCCGAATACCTGTTATTAGCCGGTCAACTTCATCTCTGGTGTTGTAAACGGCAAACGACGCCCGGGTAGTTCCAGCAATGCCAAAGCGCTGCATCAGCGGCTGGCAACAATGATGACCCGTCCGGACGGCGATGCCCTGCTGGTCCAGAATAACGCCCGTATCCTGGTGATGAATCCCATCCAGAACCCAGGAAATAACGCCAATCTTTTGACTGGCCTGCCCAATGATCCGCAGGCCGCCTATCTCGCCAAGCTGTTCAGTGGCATAGTCCAGCAGGTCGTGTTCGTGCACTGCGATATTTTCTTTCCCCAAACCATCCATATACTCCAGGGCCGTTTTTACGGCAATCACATCGGCAATGTTGGGCGTTCCGGCTTCAAATTTATAGGGGAGGTCATTATAAGTCGTCTTCTCGAACGAAACCTCTTTGATCATCTCCCCACCACCCCGGTAAGGGGGCATGCTGTCCAGAATAGCTTTTTTTCCATACAGGACACCCATCCCCGTTGGTCCGTACAGCTTGTGGGCGGAGAAAACGTAAAAGTCGGTGTCGAGGGTCTGCACGTCAAGCTCCAGGTGCGAGGAAGCCTGTGCACCATCAATCAGCACAACAGCGCCAACGGCGTGCGCTTTGTCAATAATGGTTTTGACGGGGTTGATCGTGCCCAGCGAGTTTGATACGTGGACAACCGAAACGAATTTAGTACGTTCGGACAACAGCTTTTCGTATTCCTCGATAATCAGTTCGCCCTGATCGTCGACCGGAATCACCCGAAGCACGCAACCCTTCTCTTCGCAGAGCATTTGCCAGGGCACAATGTTGGAATGGTGCTCCATGGTTGAGATAATAATCTCGTCACCGGCGTTTAAAAACCGGCGGCCATAGGTCTGTGCCACCAGGTTAATGCCATCGGTCGTGCCGTAGGTGAAAATGATTTCCTCCCAGTGCTTTGCGTTCAGAAAAGATTGCACCGCCCGGCGTGAGGCTTCAAAAGCGGCCGTGGCCTGCTCGGCCAGGTGGTGAATACCCCGGTGGATATTGGCATTGTAACCCTCGTAGTATTGGGTCAGCGCGTTGATCACCGCCAGTGGTTTCTGGTTCGTGGCTGCGTTGTCCAGGTATACCAGCGGACGACCATTTACCTGTTGGTTGAGAACCGGGAAGTCGTTTCGAATTTGCTGTATATCGAGGGTGTTGTCTATGGCCGATTGCATGGGTTATCGCGGAAAGGTGCTATAGAAACAACAAAGATGGCGGGCGAAAGGTGCTTAAAAAAATGATGAGTTAGGAATGAGGAGCGATGGTTTTGTCCCGCAGGCTACGCATCACTCCACATTTCTAACTCATCGTTACTGATTTATTGCCCCAGTTTTTGGGCGACAACCCCTTCCAGGTATTCGCGGATGGGTTGAATTTTAATCTGACTCACTACGTCCTGCACGAAGGCGTACAGCAGTAACGTCCGGGCTGCATCTTTTGGAATACCCCGGGCCTGCATGTAAAACAGGGCTTCGTCGTTCAGCTGTCCCGTGGTCGTACCGTGCGAACATTTCACGTCGTCGGCGTAGATTTCGAGCTGCGGTTTTGTGTTCATAGAGGCACCGGACGACAGCACTACGTTCTTACACGACTGATAGGCGTTGGTTTTTTGCGCGTCGGGCCGAACGTAAATCTTGCCGTTGAAAACGCCCGTACCATTGTCGTCCAGAATACCTTTGTACAGTTCGTTGCTGTAGGAGTTAGGCATGGCGTGATCGACAAGCGTATGATTGTCAACGTGCTGGCGACCGTTGGGCATGTACAAACCATACATGAAGGCTTCAGCATGCTGCCCGTTCAGCACAATGTTCAGGTTGTTTCGAACGAAGTTACCGTTGAGCGTTACCGTTGCCGAATAAAAATGACTGTTATCCAGCTGGTTAACTTGCGTAGTGCCAATGTGATAAGCATTCTCGGTTTCGTCCTGCACTTTATAGTACTGCATTCGCGCATCGCGCTCGAGCGCAATTTCGGTAACGACATTGACGAAACTCGTTCGGCCACCCAGCGTCCGGAACGACTCGGCCATGGTTACTTCTGCGTTTTTGCCAACGATAACTAGGTTACGGGGCTGCGAGGCAATATTGCGCTCGCGGGCGTCGGTAATGAAGCGCAGAATGA is a window from the Spirosoma rigui genome containing:
- a CDS encoding DUF59 domain-containing protein; the protein is MTDEELKEQIILALKSVYDPEIPVDVYELGLIYDIKIFPVNNVYILMTLTSPSCPSAGEIPNEIEDKVRAVPGVNDVSVELTFDPPYSTELMSEVAKLELGFM
- a CDS encoding SufE family protein, producing the protein MTINEKQDEIIEEFDLFDDQLDKTQYIIDLGKKLPPMPESAKTDENRIMGCQSKVWVDAELKDDGLYFYGDSEPTAQISKGLISLLIRVLSGEKPEAIASADLYFIPRVGMGNLITSLRAGGLASMIERMKGFGRAYASQTTPAEQSNV
- a CDS encoding cysteine desulfurase, with product MQSAIDNTLDIQQIRNDFPVLNQQVNGRPLVYLDNAATNQKPLAVINALTQYYEGYNANIHRGIHHLAEQATAAFEASRRAVQSFLNAKHWEEIIFTYGTTDGINLVAQTYGRRFLNAGDEIIISTMEHHSNIVPWQMLCEEKGCVLRVIPVDDQGELIIEEYEKLLSERTKFVSVVHVSNSLGTINPVKTIIDKAHAVGAVVLIDGAQASSHLELDVQTLDTDFYVFSAHKLYGPTGMGVLYGKKAILDSMPPYRGGGEMIKEVSFEKTTYNDLPYKFEAGTPNIADVIAVKTALEYMDGLGKENIAVHEHDLLDYATEQLGEIGGLRIIGQASQKIGVISWVLDGIHHQDTGVILDQQGIAVRTGHHCCQPLMQRFGIAGTTRASFAVYNTRDEVDRLITGIRRVQKMML
- the sufD gene encoding Fe-S cluster assembly protein SufD, whose amino-acid sequence is MTPSYASYNEFKDQLLAAFQSNEERMNGESKTPLHQVRRAALHQFDLLGFPTIRHEEWKYSNVANLLKEAFDLDNTSTLTADDLTPLQIPNLDGNIITFVNGIFRSDLSRLVSPAEQVQITNFAEAAKSDPDYIGSHFARYADYQDNAFTALNTAMASDGVVIRVPANTTVEQPIILRFITDARERNIASQPRNLVIVGKNAEVTMAESFRTLGGRTSFVNVVTEIALERDARMQYYKVQDETENAYHIGTTQVNQLDNSHFYSATVTLNGNFVRNNLNIVLNGQHAEAFMYGLYMPNGRQHVDNHTLVDHAMPNSYSNELYKGILDDNGTGVFNGKIYVRPDAQKTNAYQSCKNVVLSSGASMNTKPQLEIYADDVKCSHGTTTGQLNDEALFYMQARGIPKDAARTLLLYAFVQDVVSQIKIQPIREYLEGVVAQKLGQ